Proteins co-encoded in one Acidobacteriota bacterium genomic window:
- the phoU gene encoding phosphate signaling complex protein PhoU gives MQRQFEEELEEIKRSILSMAGLVEKCLDDISVALANQDVELAEEVIAMDEEIDQHEVEIDRLATEFIARQQPTATDLRFVIVAIKLGPELERIADNAVNIAEGVLHLSKYPQLKSLVDLPRMLGLAHAMVTDAIAAYVARDADAARGVILRDDEVDALYLQIFRVLLTYMIEDPKTISRAIDLILVARHIERIADQATNISEEVVYLVEAEPIRHIDIAQEK, from the coding sequence ATGCAGCGGCAATTCGAAGAAGAACTGGAAGAGATCAAGCGAAGCATCCTGTCGATGGCCGGGTTGGTGGAAAAATGCCTCGACGACATCTCGGTGGCCCTCGCCAACCAGGATGTCGAGCTCGCCGAGGAAGTCATCGCGATGGATGAAGAGATCGACCAGCACGAGGTCGAGATCGATCGCCTGGCGACAGAATTCATCGCGCGCCAGCAGCCGACTGCAACAGATCTCCGTTTTGTCATCGTCGCGATCAAGCTCGGACCGGAGCTCGAGCGGATCGCCGATAATGCGGTCAACATTGCGGAGGGCGTCCTTCATCTGAGCAAGTACCCGCAGCTGAAATCCCTGGTCGACCTTCCGCGCATGCTCGGCCTCGCGCATGCGATGGTGACCGACGCCATCGCAGCGTACGTGGCGCGGGATGCCGATGCTGCGCGCGGCGTCATCCTCCGCGACGACGAGGTGGATGCGCTGTACCTGCAGATTTTCAGAGTCCTCCTGACCTATATGATCGAGGATCCCAAAACGATCTCACGGGCCATCGATCTGATTCTCGTTGCGCGTCACATCGAGCGGATTGCCGACCAGGCGACCAACATCTCCGAGGAGGTCGTCTACCTCGTCGAGGCAGAGCCGATCCGACACATCGATATCGCGCAGGAGAAATGA